A single region of the Myripristis murdjan chromosome 3, fMyrMur1.1, whole genome shotgun sequence genome encodes:
- the arpp19a gene encoding cAMP-regulated phosphoprotein 19a: MSDEIEDTKAAEETTVDEKEVEDKVISPEKAEEAKLKARYPNLGHKPGGSDLLRKRLQKGQKYFDSGDYNMAKAKIKNKQLPTAAPEKTEITGDHIPTPQDLPQRKPSLVASKLAG, encoded by the exons ATGTCTGACGAAATCGAGGATACAAAGGCGGCCGAAGAGACAACCGTGGACGAGAAA GAGGTTGAGGACAAGGTGATAAGTCCTGAAAAGGCAGAGGAGGCCAAACTGAAGGCCAGGTATCCAAATCTAGGACATAAACCTGGAGGCTCTGATCTGCTCCGCAAACGCCTACAGAAGGGG CAAAAATACTTTGATTCAGGTGACTACAACATGGCTAAAGCAAAGATCAAGAACAAGCAGCTTCCAACGGCTGCGCCGGAAAAGACGGAGATTACGGGGGACCACATCCCCACGCCCCAGGACCTGCCGCAGAGGAAACCTTCTCTGGTGGCCAGCAAACTGGCCGGCTGA
- the atosa gene encoding atos homolog protein A produces MTLDNMKPERDASEEFFEYDAEEFLVFLTLLITEGRTPECSVKGRTEGLHCPPAQSAMPPLHKHECSDKLPQCRQARRTRSEVMLLWRNSIPIMIEVMLLPDCCYGDECPPSDPISDPVIKQDALLLERWTLQPVPRQSGDRFIEEKTLLLAVRSYVFFSQLSAWLSASHGIVPRNILYRISAADEELMWQFSQPPSEHLFPVPNVSQSVALRVRVQSLPRQPTYPTLACSIHTGLPPLYSKTPNLSPNLNSHGGLPILKKNPDASRENTLHNSNLPLYSKSPNPMSSLPINALPIPNLPINNIPINSLPHTGVPPLYGKRSQEPGDSHSHAYQNGELPQVNIPHRQGSPLFHRPSHSPTPSRSHSPSPLPTSKAGRWLYSSLNGSSDPMQVEDYGPGTNSSESSKGPAPEPLKAFKNFSLAEPPRCPSPRPVASETNPLIGSLLQERQEVIARIAQRLNFCDPTAPPLPPGLFAPDTPPKAMWGSSHDDVTVSKTKEPEVPPYEHVGRVWPSPFDTPVTDPSFSKRESSSPKPAACRKLKLTETRGREEERNGEKERDREREKDRDRERERERDTSLIAQAVQDITRLIQERLSVPSLSPMHSRSGSPLHRTHTTTVTHTVRTYSHTTHNPQASHTAHNGYTNGHTPSHEPHRGTHTAATSTHMPVCTDKPRAEPGTERHYTRAQNGAHFTLEDPQFRSQSHAQAGQCLQTPLQEEPRVWTSSSPEAPFFSCPSSPCLENGPRSTQVYSWNHSNVSPALNCNLSQNHRKPQSQIQMQMQTCAPIQPTTPQDENQAPLGSGSSSSTSLDMTPPNTVLRAHSPSPLRPCNSWKKQNRHSLDATATKAFHPCTGLPLLSSPVPQRKNQTGYFDLDTSLTGCKGVPWASGKRLCSKREEDTDEPQQLFSASAPPASLSLLGNFEECVLNYRLEPLGTVEGFTAEVGASGSFCPSHMTLPVDVSFYSVSDDNAPSPYMGVINLESLGKRGYRVPPSGTIQVTLFNPNKTVVKMFVVVYDLRAMPAGHQTFLRQRTFSVPVRRDTHTHTSRKPLPLGQGRTLRYLVHLRFQSSKSGKIYLHRDIRLLFSRKSMEVDSGAAYELQSFTESPADPPFSPRC; encoded by the exons ATGCGTCGGAGGAGTTTTTTGAGTATGATGCCGAGGAGTTTCTGGTCTTCCTGACCCTGCTCATCACAGAGGGAAGAACACCAGAATGTTCAGTGAAGGGCAGGACCGAGGGGCTGCACTGTCCCCCAGCCCAGTCGGCCATGCCACCTCTCCACAAGCACGAGTGCAGTGACAAACTGCCGCAG tgtcgGCAGGCCAGGCGGACCCGTTCGGAGGTGATGCTGCTTTGGAGGAACAGCATCCCCATCATGATCGAGGTCATGCTCCTACCAgactgttgctatggtgatgagTGCCCCCCCAGTGACCCTATCAGCGATCCGGTCATCAAACAAgatgctctgctgctggagagatggaccctgcagcctgttcccagaca GAGCGGGGATCGGTTCATCGAGGAGAAGACCCTGCTGTTGGCTGTCCGCTCCTATGTCTTCTTCTCCCAGCTCAGTGCCTGGCTCAGTGCCTCCCATGGCATCGTCCCCAGAAACATCCTGTACAG GATCAGTGCTGCTGATGAGGAGTTGATGTGGCAGTTCTCCCAGCCACCATCAGAGCATCTCTTCCCCGTCCCCAACGTATCCCAGAGTGTAGCGCTGCGGGTTCGGGTGCAGTCGCTCCCTCGCCAACCCACCTACCCCACTCTGGCCTGCAGCATCCATACGGGCCTGCCTCCGCTTTACAGCAAGACCCCCAACCTCAGCCCGAACCTTAACAGCCATGGCGGCCTGCCCATCCTCAAGAAGAACCCGGACGCTAGCAGAGAAAACACCCTCCACAACTCCAACCTGCCTCTCTACAGCAAGAGCCCTAACCCCATGTCCAGCCTTCCCATTAATGCATTACCCATACCGAACCTTCCCATTAACAACATACCAATTAACAGTCTGCCTCACACTGGGGTGCCTCCTCTCTATGGCAAGAGGAGCCAAGAGCCTGGTGACAGCCACAGCCATGCATATCAGAATGGCGAGCTTCCCCAGGTCAACATCCCACACCGCCAGGGCTCCCCACTGTTCCACAGGCCCTCCCACTCCCCCACGCCCTCCCGCTCACATTCCCCCTCCCCACTCCCCACCAGTAAGGCAGGGAGGTGGCTATATTCGTCTCTCAATGGCTCCTCCGACCCCATGCAAGTCGAGGACTATGGGCCCGGCACGAACAGCAGTGAGAGCTCTAAGGGGCCTGCCCCCGAGCCACTGAAGGCCTTCAAGAACTTCTCCCTGGCTGAGCCACCGCGCTGTCCGTCCCCAAGGCCTGTTGCCTCAGAGACGAACCCCCTGATTGGCTCTCTGTtgcaggagagacaggaagtgattgCCCGCATTGCACAGAGGCTCAACTTCTGCGACCCAACTGCACCACCCCTTCCCCCTGGCCTCTTTGCTCCTGATACCCCTCCCAAAGCCATGTGGGGCAGCAGCCATGATGACGTGACTGTCAGTAAGACCAAAGAGCCCGAGGTACCGCCCTATGAGCATGTGGGACGAGTGTGGCCCTCCCCCTTCGACACGCCAGTGACCGATCCTTCTTTTAGCAAACGGGAGAGCTCCTCCCCTAAACCGGCGGCCTGCAGGAAGCTGAAGCTGACTGAgacaagaggcagagaggaggagaggaatggtgagaaggagagagacagagagagggaaaaagacagagaccgggagagggagcgagagagagacacatcTCTCATTGCCCAGGCAGTGCAAGACATCACCAGACTCATCCAGGAGAGACTTTCTGTCCCTTCTCTGTCTCCCATGCATAGCAGGAGTGGCAGCCCCctgcaccgcacacacacaacgaCGGTCACACACACGGTCCGCACATATtcgcacaccacacacaacccACAAGCCTCACACACTGCCCATAACGGCTATACCAATGGCCACACACCCAGCCACGAACctcacagaggcacacacaccgCTGCCACCTCCACACACATGCCTGTTTGCACAGACAAGCCCCGAGCTGAACCGGGGACCGAACGCCATTATACCCGGGCCCAGAACGGTGCTCACTTTACACTTGAAGACCCTCAGTTCAGAAGCCAGTCCCACGCCCAGGCTGGTCAGTGTTTACAGACCCCCCTGCAAGAAGAGCCCCGAGTCTGGACGTCCAGCAGCCCCGAAGCCCCCTTCTTTTCCTGCCCCTCTTCCCCCTGTCTGGAGAATGGCCCAAGGTCTACCCAGGTCTACAGTTGGAATCACAGCAATGTCAGCCCTGCCCTGAACTGTAATTTAAGCCAGAACCACAGGAAGCCTCAGTCGCAGAttcagatgcagatgcagacatgTGCACCAATCCAGCCTACTACCCCCCAGGATGAGAACCAGGCACCCCTGGGATCTGGCAGCTCTAGCTCCACTAGTCTGGACATGACACCCCCCAATACTGTCCTG cgaGCTCACAGCCCCTCCCCCCTGCGGCCCTGCAACAGCTGGAAGAAACAGAATCGACACTCATTAGATGCCACAGCGACCAAGGCCTTCCACCCCTGTACCGGCCTGCCTCTGCTCTCCAGTCCt gTTCCTCAGCGGAAAAACCAGACAGGCTACTTTGACCTGGACACCTCTTTGACTGGCTGTAAGGGTGTCCCATGGGCCTCTGGGAAAAG GTTGTGTTcgaagagagaagaggacacAGATGAGCCACAGCAGCTGTTCAGTGCCAGCGCTCCACCTGCCAGTCTCAGTCTGCTGGGAAACTTTGAG GAGTGTGTATTGAACTACCGCCTGGAGCCTTTAGGGACGGTGGAGGGCTTCACAGCAGAGGTTGGTGCCAGCGGGTCCTTCTGCCCGAGTCACATGACCTTACCTGTGGACGTGTCATTCTACAGTGTCTCCGATGACAACGCTCCCTCGCCATATATg GGTGTGATCAACCTAGAGTCCCTGGGGAAAAGGGGCTACCGTGTACCTCCATCAGGAACCATTCAAGTG ACCTTATTCAACCCCAACAAGACGGTGGTGAAGATGTTTGTGGTGGTTTACGACCTACGAGCCATGCCAGCTGGACACCAGACCTTCCTACGCCAGAGGACCTTTTCTGTTCCCGTCCGCCGcgacacccatacacacaccagcaggaAGCCCCTCCCCCTGGGCCAGGGACGTACCCTGCGCTACCTCGTTCATCTGAG GTTTCAGAGCTCTAAGTCTGGGAAGATCTACCTCCACAGGGACATCCGTCtgctgttttccaggaagtCCATGGAGGTGGACAGTGGTGCTGCCTATGAGCTCCAGTCCTTCACCGAGTCTCCCGCTGACCCCCCTTTCTCCCCCCGCTGCTGA